The following proteins are encoded in a genomic region of Bombus pyrosoma isolate SC7728 linkage group LG1, ASM1482585v1, whole genome shotgun sequence:
- the LOC122565869 gene encoding uncharacterized protein LOC122565869 isoform X4: protein MLPQLAVLAKILCLLMVVMCGAVPAMVRSVSLYSTCSSGNVTVTGRTIKALGRDDHNAPYQKLTTQSEDFSRKLYIFAEKSQRYICFNKRWKPIGLPKKQKGPMCQFYEDYNGSYLTYRSVVDSSRYLGFNKFGKPMKNHRGRQECFNFIKYNPHADIDHHNSLVNADMGGMDPRDPYVVSRKPSPVMRATKNSLLQADSTREIVHTTHRYRHPNRSWKRPGEKVSAPRRRLESPLFEANKY from the exons GTTACCACAGCTTGCCGTTTTAGCGAAGATTTTGTGCCTCCTGATG GTGGTGATGTGCGGGGCGGTGCCGGCGATGGTGCGCTCCGTGAGTCTCTATTCGACTTGCAGCAGCGGCAATGTTACCGTAACTGGCCGCACGATCAAGGCCCTGGGACGCGATGATCATAATGCCCCTTACC AAAAACTTACGACTCAGTCCGAGGACTTCAGTAGGAAGTTGTACATCTTCGCGGAGAAAAGCCAGCGATACATTTGCTTCAACAAGCGATGGAAACCCATCGGCCTG CCTAAGAAGCAAAAGGGTCCTATGTGTCAGTTCTACGAGGACTACAACGGCTCGTATCTGACATACAGAAGCGTCGTAGATAGCTCGCGGTATTTGGGCTTTAATAAGTTTGGCAAACCGATGAAGAACCACCGTGGTCGACAGGAGTGCTTCAACTTCATCAAGTACAATCCTCACGCCGACATCGATCACCACAACAGCTTGGTGAACGCGGACATGGGCGGAATGGACCCACGGGATCCTTACGTGGTATCGAGGAAACCGTCGCCCGTGATGAGGGCCACGAAGAACTCCCTGTTGCAGGCCGACAGTACGAGGGAGATCGTTCATACGACGCATCGTTATCGACACCCGAATCGAAGTTGGAAGCGTCCCGGCGAGAAGGTCTCCGCACCGCGAAGACGGCTCGAGAGTCCTCTCTTCGAGGCCAACAAGTATTGA
- the LOC122565869 gene encoding uncharacterized protein LOC122565869 isoform X3: MFVIRLPQLAVLAKILCLLMVVMCGAVPAMVRSVSLYSTCSSGNVTVTGRTIKALGRDDHNAPYQKLTTQSEDFSRKLYIFAEKSQRYICFNKRWKPIGLPKKQKGPMCQFYEDYNGSYLTYRSVVDSSRYLGFNKFGKPMKNHRGRQECFNFIKYNPHADIDHHNSLVNADMGGMDPRDPYVVSRKPSPVMRATKNSLLQADSTREIVHTTHRYRHPNRSWKRPGEKVSAPRRRLESPLFEANKY; encoded by the exons GTTACCACAGCTTGCCGTTTTAGCGAAGATTTTGTGCCTCCTGATG GTGGTGATGTGCGGGGCGGTGCCGGCGATGGTGCGCTCCGTGAGTCTCTATTCGACTTGCAGCAGCGGCAATGTTACCGTAACTGGCCGCACGATCAAGGCCCTGGGACGCGATGATCATAATGCCCCTTACC AAAAACTTACGACTCAGTCCGAGGACTTCAGTAGGAAGTTGTACATCTTCGCGGAGAAAAGCCAGCGATACATTTGCTTCAACAAGCGATGGAAACCCATCGGCCTG CCTAAGAAGCAAAAGGGTCCTATGTGTCAGTTCTACGAGGACTACAACGGCTCGTATCTGACATACAGAAGCGTCGTAGATAGCTCGCGGTATTTGGGCTTTAATAAGTTTGGCAAACCGATGAAGAACCACCGTGGTCGACAGGAGTGCTTCAACTTCATCAAGTACAATCCTCACGCCGACATCGATCACCACAACAGCTTGGTGAACGCGGACATGGGCGGAATGGACCCACGGGATCCTTACGTGGTATCGAGGAAACCGTCGCCCGTGATGAGGGCCACGAAGAACTCCCTGTTGCAGGCCGACAGTACGAGGGAGATCGTTCATACGACGCATCGTTATCGACACCCGAATCGAAGTTGGAAGCGTCCCGGCGAGAAGGTCTCCGCACCGCGAAGACGGCTCGAGAGTCCTCTCTTCGAGGCCAACAAGTATTGA
- the LOC122565869 gene encoding uncharacterized protein LOC122565869 isoform X1 — translation MFVIRSVHEMLPQLAVLAKILCLLMVVMCGAVPAMVRSVSLYSTCSSGNVTVTGRTIKALGRDDHNAPYQKLTTQSEDFSRKLYIFAEKSQRYICFNKRWKPIGLPKKQKGPMCQFYEDYNGSYLTYRSVVDSSRYLGFNKFGKPMKNHRGRQECFNFIKYNPHADIDHHNSLVNADMGGMDPRDPYVVSRKPSPVMRATKNSLLQADSTREIVHTTHRYRHPNRSWKRPGEKVSAPRRRLESPLFEANKY, via the exons GTTACCACAGCTTGCCGTTTTAGCGAAGATTTTGTGCCTCCTGATG GTGGTGATGTGCGGGGCGGTGCCGGCGATGGTGCGCTCCGTGAGTCTCTATTCGACTTGCAGCAGCGGCAATGTTACCGTAACTGGCCGCACGATCAAGGCCCTGGGACGCGATGATCATAATGCCCCTTACC AAAAACTTACGACTCAGTCCGAGGACTTCAGTAGGAAGTTGTACATCTTCGCGGAGAAAAGCCAGCGATACATTTGCTTCAACAAGCGATGGAAACCCATCGGCCTG CCTAAGAAGCAAAAGGGTCCTATGTGTCAGTTCTACGAGGACTACAACGGCTCGTATCTGACATACAGAAGCGTCGTAGATAGCTCGCGGTATTTGGGCTTTAATAAGTTTGGCAAACCGATGAAGAACCACCGTGGTCGACAGGAGTGCTTCAACTTCATCAAGTACAATCCTCACGCCGACATCGATCACCACAACAGCTTGGTGAACGCGGACATGGGCGGAATGGACCCACGGGATCCTTACGTGGTATCGAGGAAACCGTCGCCCGTGATGAGGGCCACGAAGAACTCCCTGTTGCAGGCCGACAGTACGAGGGAGATCGTTCATACGACGCATCGTTATCGACACCCGAATCGAAGTTGGAAGCGTCCCGGCGAGAAGGTCTCCGCACCGCGAAGACGGCTCGAGAGTCCTCTCTTCGAGGCCAACAAGTATTGA
- the LOC122565869 gene encoding uncharacterized protein LOC122565869 isoform X2, whose protein sequence is MRLTLSTLPQLAVLAKILCLLMVVMCGAVPAMVRSVSLYSTCSSGNVTVTGRTIKALGRDDHNAPYQKLTTQSEDFSRKLYIFAEKSQRYICFNKRWKPIGLPKKQKGPMCQFYEDYNGSYLTYRSVVDSSRYLGFNKFGKPMKNHRGRQECFNFIKYNPHADIDHHNSLVNADMGGMDPRDPYVVSRKPSPVMRATKNSLLQADSTREIVHTTHRYRHPNRSWKRPGEKVSAPRRRLESPLFEANKY, encoded by the exons GTTACCACAGCTTGCCGTTTTAGCGAAGATTTTGTGCCTCCTGATG GTGGTGATGTGCGGGGCGGTGCCGGCGATGGTGCGCTCCGTGAGTCTCTATTCGACTTGCAGCAGCGGCAATGTTACCGTAACTGGCCGCACGATCAAGGCCCTGGGACGCGATGATCATAATGCCCCTTACC AAAAACTTACGACTCAGTCCGAGGACTTCAGTAGGAAGTTGTACATCTTCGCGGAGAAAAGCCAGCGATACATTTGCTTCAACAAGCGATGGAAACCCATCGGCCTG CCTAAGAAGCAAAAGGGTCCTATGTGTCAGTTCTACGAGGACTACAACGGCTCGTATCTGACATACAGAAGCGTCGTAGATAGCTCGCGGTATTTGGGCTTTAATAAGTTTGGCAAACCGATGAAGAACCACCGTGGTCGACAGGAGTGCTTCAACTTCATCAAGTACAATCCTCACGCCGACATCGATCACCACAACAGCTTGGTGAACGCGGACATGGGCGGAATGGACCCACGGGATCCTTACGTGGTATCGAGGAAACCGTCGCCCGTGATGAGGGCCACGAAGAACTCCCTGTTGCAGGCCGACAGTACGAGGGAGATCGTTCATACGACGCATCGTTATCGACACCCGAATCGAAGTTGGAAGCGTCCCGGCGAGAAGGTCTCCGCACCGCGAAGACGGCTCGAGAGTCCTCTCTTCGAGGCCAACAAGTATTGA